AGACGTTCGTGTCCGCCTGGAAGGGCTTTGCGCCGCAGGGCTGCTGGCCGTTCAGCGAGCGGGTCGTGGCGCTGCACCTGAACGGCACCCGCGTCCTGCGGGCCGAGCAGGTGTACTTCCCGTGACGCCGTCCTGAAACGAACACCGCAGTTCCGCCGGGCCGCGCGGCCTATGCTCGGGCGTATGCCTGAACTGCCGGAAGTGGAAACCACGCGCCGCAAGATCGAGCCGCTGCTGCGCGGCCGGACGATCCTGCACGTCGAGCACGACGCGCCGCACAAGTACCGCGACACGCACCTCGCCGTCGGGCGCCGCGTGACGGGCCTGTCACGGCGCGGGAAGTACCTGATGCTGAACCTCGCCCCGCACGACGGTGACGGGCCGCACGACCTGGAGTTCATCGTGCACCTGGGCATGACCGGCGGGTTCCGGCTGGAGGGCGGGCGGCACACGCGCGTGACGATCCGCACGGACGGCGGCGACCTGTTCTTCGACGATCCCCGGCGCTTCGGGAAGATGGCGGTCGTGCGGCCCGGCGAGTACGCGGGCATGCCGACCCTGGCCGCCATGGGGCCGGAGCCGCTCTCGGAGGACTTCCGCGAGGAAGGGTTCGCGGCGCTGGCCGCGCAGGCGGGAGCCGTGAAACCCTGGTTGCTGTCGCAGAAACCCGTGAGTGGCGTGGGGAACATCTACGCCGACGAGAGCCTGTGGCAGGCGGGCCTCCACCCGGCCCAGACGCACCTGACGCGCGAGGAGGCCGGGCGGCTATACGCGGCGGTCCGGGACGTGATGGGCCGCGCGGTCGAGGCGGGCGGCAGCAGCCTGGGCAGCGGCGCCGGCAACTACCGGCAGCACGACGGCCTGTCCGGGCTGTTCCAGCATTCGCACGCCGTGTACGGGCGCGGCGGCGAGCCCTGCCCGCGCTGCGGGACCACCATCGAGAAGACCGTGCTGGCCCAGCGGGGCACGCACCACTGCCCGCAGTGCCAGCCGCTGCGCCGCCCGGAAGACCGGGCAGAGGGAGGCCGCGCATGACCGACCTGACCGGACTGAGCCTGACCGGACTGAGACTGTCGTACACCCGCGCCGAACTGCGCCGCGCCGACCTGCACCCCGCTCCCCTGGAGCAGTTCCGGGGCTGGCTACAGGAGGCCATCGACGCGGGCCTGCGCGAACCGTACGCGCTGAGCCTCGCCACCGCCGACGCGGCCGGGCGGCCGGGCGTGCGCACCGTGCTGCTGCGTGGTGCGGACGAACGCGGCCTGACCTTCTACACCAACTACGAATCCCACAAGGGCCGCGATCTGGGTGCCAACCCGCAGGCGGAACTGCTGTTCCACTGGGCCGAACACGAACGACAGGTGCGCGCCTACGGCCCCGTGACCCGCGTGCCGGACGCCGAGAGCGACGCGTACTTTCACGCCCGCCCGCGCGAGTCGCAGCTGGCCGCGCACGCCAGCGACCCGCAGAGCGCGCCCATCCGGGACCGCGCCGCACTCGACGCGACCTTCGCGGCGCTGCATGCCCGTTACCCGGACGGCACCGTGATTCCCCGCCCCACCTTCTGGGGAGGCTACCGGGTGCAGGTGCAGGAGTGGGAGTTCTGGCAGGGCCGCGAGAGCCGCCTGCACGACCGCTTCCGGTACGCCCACCGGGACGGCGACTGGCAGATCGACCGGCTCGCACCCTGAACCCCGGTCCGTATGATTACGGACTCCGATTGAATGGACTGCAAAGGCCATTCAATCCGAGCGGATGCGAGTAGGAGCAAATCGGGTTCCGGACGTGGAGTTGACAGATCGGTGGTGTCCCGATCTGTTAACGAAATAAACGGAATCCGTATGACTGGCCCGCGCGCGCCCCTGCCGCTGGGCCGCAGGCCGGACACGCCCGCTGGGGGCATCCGCACGGAGGGGGAAAAATTCACATCCAGTCTCATAAAATGACCGCATGGCCCTGAGCGTCGTGGAATCCAGTGTGCGCTCCCGCGTGGGGCCGCCGGAACACGGCGCGGACCTGCTGCTGGCCTCCGCGCACCACGTCGCCCTGATCGCCGGGTTCAGTTTCGGCACGAGCGCCGGGGCCACCCAGCCGCGCGGCATGCCGCCCGCCCGTTTCGCCGCGACGGTCGGCATGGCGGGCCTGCGCGACCTGCCGCCCGACGCCACGCTGCGCGAGGCCACCGACCACCTGAGCGCCTCGCTGAGCAGCGCCCTGCGGCACGCCGTGATGGGCGGCGAACGCCTGCAGGTGGGCTTCGCATTCGCGGCGATCAGCAACGCCCGCCGCGAGGTCTGGCAGGTCGGGCCAGTCGCCGCGCTGTGGGACGACCCCGGCCTGGACGGCGCGCAGGGCGGCCTGAGCGCTGCCCTGCCGTCCCTGGTGGCGGCCGGGCAGGCCCGCGCGCTGGTCATTCAGGCGCTGCTGGCGCAGGGGTCCGGGCAGCTCACGCAGGGGCAGTTGCAGGCCAGCGACCCGGCGCAGGCGATCATCGCGCCGCTGCTGGTCGCGCACGCCTCGCTGGCCAACTCGACCGGCCCGCTCGGGTACGGCCTGATCAACGGCGATTCCGTCCCGGACGAGCACCTGCGCGTGCACCGCCTGCCGCCCGGCCCGCGCGAGATCAGTCTCGCCACCGCCGGGTACCCGGCCATCCTGAACACCCTGGCCGCCACGGAACGCCGCCTTCAGGACCTGCTGCGCAGCGACCCCCTGCTGATCACCCGTTTCCCGTACGTGCGCCCCCACCGCCCGGACCACGAGGGGTACGCCGACCGCGCCTACGCCCGCGTGCGCGTCTGGTGATCCCGCGCGGGTGCCGGTGCCGGACCGCACTCTGTAGCCAGCCTCGCCATCTTCATGAGACGGGCGGTGCATGCTGACCCGCGTGAGCAACCTTTACACCGCAGAAGCAACCGCCACCGGAGGCCGCGCCGGCACCACCAAGAGCAGCGACGGCCGCCTGGACCTGAACCTCAGCGTGCCCGCCGGCATCGGCGGCGACGACGGCCCCGGCACGAACCCCGAGCAGCTGTTCGCCGCCGGGTACGCCGCGTGCTTCCAGGGTGCCCTGGGTGTCGCCGCGCGCCGCGCCAAGATCGAACTGAGTGACGACAGCACCGTCACCGCCCGCGTGGGCCTCCAGAAGTCCGGGCTGGCCTTCGCGCTCGACGTGGAACTCGAGGGGCACTTCCCGAACCTGAGTGACGAGCAGGCCCTGGCCCTCATGAAGGCCGCGCACGAGGTCTGCCCGTACAGCGTCGCCACGCGCGGCAACGTGGACGTCCGCATCAGCGTCCGCTGACCCGCACCCCCCCCCACCACGCCTGCGCTCCGCTCCGTCCAGCCCGGACGGCGGCGGGGCGCAGGTCCGTTCGGGCCATGCACGTGAAACCAGTGCAGGTGGGGTCGGTTCAGGCGGGGCTGGTGCTGGTCTGCTCGCGGTTTTCCAGGTAGGTGTCGTCGGCGTCCTCGCCCAGCAGGTCGCGGCGTTCCTCGGGGGTCAGGGCGACCATCACGCGGCGCAGCACCACGTCCACGGCCTGCTCGGCACTCTCGTCGAGGGTCAGCCCGTCGAGCAGCGGCACGTCATACGCGGCGGCCAGTGTCTCCAGTTCGTCCTGCATGGCCCGGATCTCATGGAAGTACCGCATGTACCGGTGCAGGGGGCGGCTGGCGCCGGTCTCGTCGTTGCGGCTCTCGAAGTGCCGCTGGTGCTCCTCGGCGTCGGGCAGCGTGACCAGCATCGGCACGACCAGCGCCCCGCTGAACGACCCGGCTTGCAGGTACCCCGGCACCAGATGCACGCCCTCCAGCACCAGACTGGTGCCCTCCTGCACGCTGCGCTGCACGACGGCGCTCAGGCCCACGCTGACCTGCTGCACCTGATCCCGGAACCCGGCGATCAGCGTCTCGCGGCTGGGATGATCGGGGCGCGGCGCGCCGGGCGGCAGCAGGGCCTCCCAGGCGCTGAAGGTGCTGGCGTGCAGCGTGGGAATCAGGGCGGGGGAGACCATGGCCCGCATGACCTCCCGGATGGAATCGGTACTGACCACGCGGGTGATGCCCAGCCGGTACGCGATCTCGGCCGCCAGGAAGCTCTTGCCGGTGCCGCTCACGCCGCCCAGCAGCACGATCACCGGGCGCGGCGGCCGCCGGATCACGCGCAGCAGGCGGTAGCGGGCGCTGACGTCCGGGCCGACCTCGTCCCGCAGCAGCGCCTCGACCTTCTCGCGGATCGCGGCGCGGCGCACCACGCGGTCCTCGCTGCCCCGCAGGTCCCGCTGCGTGACGCGCGCCACCTTGCGCGCCACGTCCGGCGGCACGCCCGCCGCCAGCATGGACTGCACCAGAATCCCCTTACTGAACGGCCCCGGCACCTCGCTGCCGCCGCTGATGACGCCCAGCTTGCCCCGGTTGTGTTGCAGGTAGCGGTAGGTGAGGCGCAGGTGCTCGCCGTAGTGTTCGGCCAGGGCGTCCTCGGTCAGGCGGTCGATGGCCTCGGCACTCAGGGTCCGCACGCCCTGGCGGCGCAGGTTCACGTCCACGCTGCTGGCGGTCGCGTAGGCGTCCTTGCCGGACAGCCCGGCGTCTTCCAGGGTGCGGGCCAGCACGCCCCGGCTGAACGGCAGGTCGCCCTTGCGGGCCGTGACGATGATGTCCACGAACGCCGGGGTCTGCCGCGCCGCCTCCTGCGCCGTTTCGGGTCCGGCCAGATCATGGGCGACCTCGACCATCAGCGCCTGCAATTCGGCGGGACTGACCAGCGTGCGCCGCGCCAGCCGCAGTTGCTGCTCGATGCGGCGCGCGGCGGCGGCCGCCACGCCCGCGTCGGCCCCGGCGTTCACCAGCGACTCGACCAGCAGGCCCCGGCTGAACGGGAAGGCGTGCCGGGCCGTGCCGATCCGCAGTTCCGGCTGACTCACACGGGCTCCGGCCGGGCGGACGCCAGTGGCGGCGGGGCGGATGCCGGGCGGGCAGTGGACACCCCGGTGCCTGGGCGGGGCGTGAACGAAACCGACGGCGTCCGTATCACGCGCCCCCCCGGTCAGGTGAGGCCCGGTCGGGTGGGGGGTCGCCGCGCAGGGAAGGGTGAAGACGGGTCATGCGCCGCAGTGTAACGTTCCGCCCCGGCCGGCGCGGCGCGTCTTCCGTGCGGGCGGTCAGTGGCGGGGCGGGTCGCGTTTGACGGCTCCTTCCAGCAGCAGGCTCAGGGCCAGCCGCATCTCCTCCTGCAGGGGGCGCTCGGTGCCGTAGGCGCTCCAGCGCAGCGCGACCATCAGGTACGTGTCGGCGATCAGGTTGCTGATGCGTTGCAGGCTCAGGTCGGTGCGCATCATGCCCGCTTGGTGCATGGGCCGCAGGATCAGCTCGATCACCTTGCTCAGCGGCAGCGCCTGGTACGCCGTGCGGGCGCGTTCCGGGTTGGGGTTCATGACCTCGTAGGCCAGCGGGGGGAACAGGTCGCGTTCGCGGGTGTTCTCGTCGGCCAGGCGGTCCCAGATCTCGTACAGCACCGTCAGGGGGGCGGCGCCGTCGTGCAGGCGGGCCTCGGCGTGGTCGCGCAGGCGGTTCATGACCTCGCTGCCGTAATCGAGCAGCACCGCTTCCTTGTACGGGTAGTAGTTGAAGAACGTGCCGCGCGACACGTTACTGGCCTTGGCGATGTCGGTGGCGGTGGTCGTCTGGAAGCCACCCCGCTTGAACAGGTCAATAGCGACGGTATAGATGCGGGCGCGGCGGCGCTCCTTCTGGCGTTCGCGCAGCGAGGTTGAATCCATGATCCGCACAGGATACTGCCACGGGTTCAAAATTACACCCCGTCCAATCTGATGCTGCCAATCTGGTGCAGCCGGACCCGGTGCCCGCCGCGCCCGGCAGAACGCGTCCGCCGGGGGGAGGCCCGGCACCCGCCCCCCACGTGCGGTACGCTGGGCCGCATGAGCGTGATCCTCGGCATCGACATCGGCGGCAGCGGCATCAAGGGCGCGCCAGTGGACACCCGCACCGGCAAACTCGCCGGAGAACGCTGGCGCATCCCCACCCCCGAGGGCGCCGCGCCGGACGACGTGAAGAAGGTCGTGGCCGAACTTGTCGTGCACTTCGGGCTGCCGGGCGCGGTCGGCGTGACCTTCCCCGGCATCGTGCAGCGCGGCCGCACCCTGTCCGCCGCGAACGTTCACCCGGACTGGGTTGGCCTGGACGCCGACGCCCTGTTCAGCGAGGCGACCGGCCACGAGGTCCACCTGATCAACGACGCCGACGCCGCCGGACTGGCCGAGGCGCGCTTCGGGGCCGGGCAGGGCGTGCAGGGCACCGTGATGGTCCTGACCTTCGGCACCGGCATCGGCAGCGCCCTGATCCACAACGGCGTGCTGATCCCCAACACCGAACTCGGGCACCTGTGGCTGCGCGACAAGCACGCCGAGAGCTGGGCGTCCGACCGCGCCCGCGAACTGGACGACCTGAACTGGAAACAGTGGAGCAAACGCGCCAGCACCTACCTGCAACACCTGGAACTGCTGTTCAGCCCGGACCTGTTCATCATCGGCGGCGGCGTCAGCAAGAAAGCCGACAAGTGGCAGGACCACCTGAACGTCGAACGCAGCCGCGTCGTGCCCGCCACCCTCCTGAACGAGGCCGGGATCATCGGGGCCGCCATGATGGCCGCCCGTCACGCAGAACCGGCCGCCGGGACGCCCGCCTCACCGGCACCGGCCCCTGAAGGCCAGCCCACCCCCCGCCAGACCTCGACCCGCAAGACTTCGGCCCGCAAGGCCCCTGCCCGCAAGAAAGCCTGAACCGTCCAGGGGCGTCAGCCGGGAACCCGCAGTGGCGTGCCCCCGTACCGGGCAGCATGGGATTCCTGAAAAAGATGATGGCCGCCATCGGTGTGGGCGGCGCGAAGGTCGACGCCCGCGTGAACAACCCCAGCCTGCGGGCCGGGGACACCCTGACCGGCGTGCTGGCCGTGCAGGGCGGCAGCGTCGAGCAGCGCATCGAACGCATCAACCTGGGGCTCGCCACCCGCTACCGGCACGACGACACCCACGTCACGCACCAGCTGACCCGGCAGGCGGTCGTGCCGGCCTTCGACCTGCGGGCCGGCGAGACCCGCGAGTTCCCGTTCAGCCTGCCCGTCCCGCTCGACACGCCGCTGTCGCTGCCCGGCACGCAGGTGTGGCTCGCCACGGACGCCGACATCGCCGGGGCGGCCGACCCTGGCGATCAGGATCACCTGCAGATCCTGCCCAGCCGCGAGGCGGAAACGCTGATCCTGGCCGCGCAGCGCCTGGGCTTCAGTCTGAGCGGCAGCGAGATCGAACACCACCATGGCCGTATCGCGCAGGAACTCGCCTTCCGCCCGCCGCACGGGCAGTACCGCATCGCCGAGGTCGAGATGATGCTGTTCCACACGGGCGGCGGCCTGGACGTGATCCTGGAGGTGGACCGCCGCGCGACCGGCGTGGCCAGCCTGTTCACCAGCGAGTTCGAGCAGCGCGGCCGCTGGAACCTGGGCGCGCATACGCTGGCGCAGGGACCGGACGCCGTGGCCCGCGAACTGGAGGCCCGCATCCGCGCCCTGCTGTGATGGCCCTGCTGTAACGGCCCTGCTGTAACGGCCCTGTTGTACCCCCCTTGATGGCAGCCCCCGCGCCGCGCGGCGTAGCATGCCGCCCATGACCGACCACGCCGACCCGCTCGCTCCCCGCCTGCTCACCTGCGACGTGCTGTTCACCGGCATGGGGGGCGCGCAGTCGCCGGGCGGCGTGGTCGTGGTGGGCGGCACGGTCGCCGCGACGGGTGACCCGGCCGCGCTGCGCGCCTCGTACCCGCACGCGCGTGAGGAAGCGGTGGGCGGTGTGATCGCGCCGCCGCCCGTGAACGCCCACACGCACCTGGACATGAGCCGCTACGAGTTCACGGCCCTGCCGTACTTCCGCTGGATTCCGGAGGTGGTCGTCCCGCAACGCGAGAAACGCAGCGTGGAGGCCGCCCTGCACGGCGCGGACACGCTGCGCGACCTGGGGACGGGCGGCGTGGGCGACATCGTGTACATGCACGCCCCGGAGGTCATGGACGCCCTGCTGGCCCGCGAGGACCTGAGCGGCGTCCTGTACTACGAGGCGCTGGGCACCTTCCCCGACAGGGCGGACGACATCTTCCGCACCATCCGCGAGCGCCTTGAACGCTGGCGCCGCCTGGAACGCCCCGGCGGGCCGCGCGTGGGCCTGTCCCCTCACACGCCGCACACCGTCAGCCACCGCCTGATGCGGCTGCTGTGCGAGTACGCCGCCGGCGAGGGCCTGCCCATTCAGATCCACGTGGCCGAGCACCCCGCCGAGCACGACCTGTACACGCGCGGCGGTGGCCCCATCTGGGACAACCGGCTGGCACCCTTCTACCCCGACACCTTCGCGGAGGTGATCGGGCGGGAACCGGAACCCGGCCTGACACCCGTGCGCTACCTGGACGAACTGGGCGTGCTGAACGCGAAACCCACCCTGATCCACATGGTGAACGTCACCCCGGACGACATCGCCCGCGTGGCCCGCGCGGGCAGCGCCGTCGTCACCTGCCCGCGCAGCAACCACCACCTGGAATGCGGCGTGTTCCCCTGGGCGGCCTTCGCGGCGGCCGGGGTGGAGATCGCGCTGGGCACCGACTCCGTCGCCAGTGGCGGCTCGCTGGACGTGCGCGAGGACGTGGCGTTCGCCCGCACGCTGTACCCCACCCTGGACCCGCGAGTGATCGTGCGCGCCGCCGTGAAAGGCGGCCACCGCGTGCTGGGCAGCCGCGCGCCGTTCATCCGCCGGGGCGAGGCCTGGAACGAGGCGTATCTCTGGCGCTGACGGGCGCACCCGGAGCGCAACGGAAACGGCCCGGACTCGCGCTGAATCCGGGCCGTTCCTAGCAGCCGAGCCCTGTACGGATTCCGTCTGTTTCGTTGACAGATCGGAACACCACCGATCTGCCAACTCCACGTCCGGAACCCGTTTTACTCCTACTCGCTCCGCTCGGATTGAATAGCTTTACAAGCCATTCAATCCGAGTCCGTATTACTGGCTGACGTTCGCCTCGCAGGTGCCGTTCACGACGGTCTTTCCGCCGCGCTGCATGGTCAGGCGACCCTGGAACGGCAGGGCCAGCGGTGTGCTCACGTCGCAGATGTAGGTGTTGGTGTCCTCGGCGATCCAGGTGAAGCTCAGGGTGCGGGCGTCCGGGCGGTACAGCGCCATGCCGAACCCTGCGCGGGCGTCCTGCTGGGCGCTCAGGCGGTCGCGTTCGCTGACGCTGGCCTTGCCTGCCGGGACGGTCACGAGGTCCGGAATGCCGATGGTGGCCGTCACGGTGCGCCCGTCGATGGGACCGCTGACCGTCCAGGTCTGCCCGACGACCAGTGGCCCGGCACTCAGGGGTGCGGGGCCGTCCTGGTCGCGGGCGGCCAGCATGGCGGACACCGGAGCGCAGGAGGCCAGCAGGGAGGACAGGATCAGGACGGCGGGCAGCAGGACGCGGGAGTTCATGCTGCGAGCATACGGGTCTGGTCCGGGCGGCAGTTGAATGGTTTGTGAACACCGTTCACGCCGGGCGTCCCGGTGTGTCCGTCCAGGCCGCCGGGGCGACAGGCCCCATGACCGGAGTCCGTGGCAGCCGCGCCTGAAGCGGACATTCATGGTGTCTGAGCGTTTGCGGCTCAAGTTGCTTATGCGCGCCTCACTGAAATCCGAACGTGTGCGGGGCGCGCCGCGCGTTATACTCGCTTGTCATGTTCCGTGTCCTGAACAAATTATTCGATAACAACCAGCGCGACGTGGCGCAGATCGTGAAGACGGTCGTGCAACCCGTGAACGCCCTGGAAGAAGAAACCATGAAAGTGGAAGATCTCGCCGCAGCCTTCATGGACCTGCGCCGCCGCGTTCAGGAGGGCGGCGAGACCCTCGATGACGTGGTCGTTCCCGCCTTCGCGCTGATCCGCGAGGCGGGCCGCCGCTCCATCGGCAAACGCCACTACGACGTGCAGCTGATCGGCGGGTACGCCCTGCACAAGGGCCGCATCGCGGAGATGCGCACCGGCGAGGGCAAGACCCTGGTCGCCACGCTGGCCCTCGCCCTGAACGCGCTGGAAGGACGCGGCGCGCACCTCGTGACCTCCAACGACTACCTCGCGCGGGTCGGCATGGAAGAAATGAGCCTGCTGTACCGCACGCTGGGCCTGACCGTCGGCCTTGCCAGCCGCGAACTGCAACCCGCGCAGAAGCAGGCCGCGTACGCCTGCGACATCACGTACGTCACGAACAGCGAACTGGGCTTCGACTACCTGCGCGACAACATGGCCCAGAGCCGCGAGGCCCTCGCCCTGCGCGCCGAGCACCCCCTGAACTTCGCCATCGTGGACGAGGTGGACTCCATCCTGATCGACGAGGCCCGCACGCCCCTGATCATCAGCGGACAGGCCGAGAAGGCCACCGACCTGTACTACGTGTACGCCAAACTGATCCGCCGCCTCCAGAAAGGCGAACCCGCCGAACCCGGCGTACGCACCGAACCGACCGGCGACTACACCATCGACGAGAAGAGCAAACAGGTGCACCTGACCGAGGGCGGCATCAGCAAGATCGAGCGCCTGCTGAGCCTCGGGGACCTGTACAGCCCCGAGAACATGGACAAGGCCCACATGATCACCCAGGCCATCCGCGCCCGCGAACTGTACCAGCGCGAGAAGGACTACATCGTGAACGCCGAGGGCGAGGTCGTCATCGTCGACGAGTTCACGGGCCGCTCCATGCCCGGCCGCCGCTACGGCGAGGGCCTGCACCAGGCCATCGAGGCCAAGGAAGGCGTGAAGATCGAGAACGAGAACCAGACGCTC
The sequence above is a segment of the Deinococcus seoulensis genome. Coding sequences within it:
- a CDS encoding DNA-formamidopyrimidine glycosylase — encoded protein: MPELPEVETTRRKIEPLLRGRTILHVEHDAPHKYRDTHLAVGRRVTGLSRRGKYLMLNLAPHDGDGPHDLEFIVHLGMTGGFRLEGGRHTRVTIRTDGGDLFFDDPRRFGKMAVVRPGEYAGMPTLAAMGPEPLSEDFREEGFAALAAQAGAVKPWLLSQKPVSGVGNIYADESLWQAGLHPAQTHLTREEAGRLYAAVRDVMGRAVEAGGSSLGSGAGNYRQHDGLSGLFQHSHAVYGRGGEPCPRCGTTIEKTVLAQRGTHHCPQCQPLRRPEDRAEGGRA
- the pdxH gene encoding pyridoxamine 5'-phosphate oxidase, translated to MTDLTGLSLTGLRLSYTRAELRRADLHPAPLEQFRGWLQEAIDAGLREPYALSLATADAAGRPGVRTVLLRGADERGLTFYTNYESHKGRDLGANPQAELLFHWAEHERQVRAYGPVTRVPDAESDAYFHARPRESQLAAHASDPQSAPIRDRAALDATFAALHARYPDGTVIPRPTFWGGYRVQVQEWEFWQGRESRLHDRFRYAHRDGDWQIDRLAP
- a CDS encoding organic hydroperoxide resistance protein — its product is MSNLYTAEATATGGRAGTTKSSDGRLDLNLSVPAGIGGDDGPGTNPEQLFAAGYAACFQGALGVAARRAKIELSDDSTVTARVGLQKSGLAFALDVELEGHFPNLSDEQALALMKAAHEVCPYSVATRGNVDVRISVR
- a CDS encoding 2-phosphoglycerate kinase; the protein is MSQPELRIGTARHAFPFSRGLLVESLVNAGADAGVAAAAARRIEQQLRLARRTLVSPAELQALMVEVAHDLAGPETAQEAARQTPAFVDIIVTARKGDLPFSRGVLARTLEDAGLSGKDAYATASSVDVNLRRQGVRTLSAEAIDRLTEDALAEHYGEHLRLTYRYLQHNRGKLGVISGGSEVPGPFSKGILVQSMLAAGVPPDVARKVARVTQRDLRGSEDRVVRRAAIREKVEALLRDEVGPDVSARYRLLRVIRRPPRPVIVLLGGVSGTGKSFLAAEIAYRLGITRVVSTDSIREVMRAMVSPALIPTLHASTFSAWEALLPPGAPRPDHPSRETLIAGFRDQVQQVSVGLSAVVQRSVQEGTSLVLEGVHLVPGYLQAGSFSGALVVPMLVTLPDAEEHQRHFESRNDETGASRPLHRYMRYFHEIRAMQDELETLAAAYDVPLLDGLTLDESAEQAVDVVLRRVMVALTPEERRDLLGEDADDTYLENREQTSTSPA
- a CDS encoding TetR/AcrR family transcriptional regulator, with product MDSTSLRERQKERRRARIYTVAIDLFKRGGFQTTTATDIAKASNVSRGTFFNYYPYKEAVLLDYGSEVMNRLRDHAEARLHDGAAPLTVLYEIWDRLADENTRERDLFPPLAYEVMNPNPERARTAYQALPLSKVIELILRPMHQAGMMRTDLSLQRISNLIADTYLMVALRWSAYGTERPLQEEMRLALSLLLEGAVKRDPPRH
- the ppgK gene encoding polyphosphate--glucose phosphotransferase — encoded protein: MSVILGIDIGGSGIKGAPVDTRTGKLAGERWRIPTPEGAAPDDVKKVVAELVVHFGLPGAVGVTFPGIVQRGRTLSAANVHPDWVGLDADALFSEATGHEVHLINDADAAGLAEARFGAGQGVQGTVMVLTFGTGIGSALIHNGVLIPNTELGHLWLRDKHAESWASDRARELDDLNWKQWSKRASTYLQHLELLFSPDLFIIGGGVSKKADKWQDHLNVERSRVVPATLLNEAGIIGAAMMAARHAEPAAGTPASPAPAPEGQPTPRQTSTRKTSARKAPARKKA
- a CDS encoding sporulation protein, with the translated sequence MGFLKKMMAAIGVGGAKVDARVNNPSLRAGDTLTGVLAVQGGSVEQRIERINLGLATRYRHDDTHVTHQLTRQAVVPAFDLRAGETREFPFSLPVPLDTPLSLPGTQVWLATDADIAGAADPGDQDHLQILPSREAETLILAAQRLGFSLSGSEIEHHHGRIAQELAFRPPHGQYRIAEVEMMLFHTGGGLDVILEVDRRATGVASLFTSEFEQRGRWNLGAHTLAQGPDAVARELEARIRALL
- a CDS encoding amidohydrolase family protein, yielding MTDHADPLAPRLLTCDVLFTGMGGAQSPGGVVVVGGTVAATGDPAALRASYPHAREEAVGGVIAPPPVNAHTHLDMSRYEFTALPYFRWIPEVVVPQREKRSVEAALHGADTLRDLGTGGVGDIVYMHAPEVMDALLAREDLSGVLYYEALGTFPDRADDIFRTIRERLERWRRLERPGGPRVGLSPHTPHTVSHRLMRLLCEYAAGEGLPIQIHVAEHPAEHDLYTRGGGPIWDNRLAPFYPDTFAEVIGREPEPGLTPVRYLDELGVLNAKPTLIHMVNVTPDDIARVARAGSAVVTCPRSNHHLECGVFPWAAFAAAGVEIALGTDSVASGGSLDVREDVAFARTLYPTLDPRVIVRAAVKGGHRVLGSRAPFIRRGEAWNEAYLWR